GGGCGGAGCGAGGCGCGGAAGGAGGCGTCGTAGAGGTTGCCGAGGGGTTCCGGCACGAAGTGGCAGCGGCGGACGTCGCCGTTGCCGTCGACGGAGACGACGGTGTCACCGGTCCGGCAGGGTAGGGCGCGGCTGCGGTGGGGGCGGCGGCTGTAGGAGAAGAGGGGGTCGATCTCGGTCCAGTGGGCGGCCTCCTCGTCGGTGTAGGTCCGGCCCTCGGCGGCGTTGACCCACAGGTAGGTCCCCGGAGGCAGGTCGGCGCGCAGGCGGCGGGCGGCGGGCAGGTGCTCGGGTTGGCCGACGATGCCGACGCTATGGCGTACGCCCCGCGACGTGAGGTCGCGGGACTTGGCCAGGAAGCGTTCGTAGGGGACCTGGTCCGGGTGGTAGGTGGTCCACAGGGCGAGGCGGCCGAGGTCGGCCTCGGAGGTCCAATCGGTGCGGTGGCTCAGGTTGGTCTGGATGGCGACCCGTTCCACATGGGGAAGGTGGCTGAGCCGGACGAGCGCACGGCGATACCAGGAACGGACCAGACCCTCGCCCCACGGAGTGAAGAGCACGGAGATCGGGTGCCGCTGGTCGGCGACCCAGTCCTCGAAGCGTTCGAGGGCGGCGCGGTCGGCGCGCAGTTGCTCCGGAGTGTCGCGCCGCTTGGCGAACGGGCAGTACGCGCAGTCGTAGTCGCAACTCGCCAACGGCCCGCGATAGAGAACGGTGAGGTGCCTCACCACCCGACCCCCCGGAACTCGAAGCGAACGGACGCCACCGGGCCTCGAAGGAATCCATGAGTCCTCACCGACGCGACGCTGAAGGCGAACACCCGCATGACCGGACCTCGCAGTTGCCCACGAGCCCTCACCGCGCGACGTGGAAACACGAACATCCCGATCACCGAACCTCGCAGACGCCCACGGGCCCTCACCACGCAACGCCGAAAGGCGAACACCCCGACCACCGCGCCTCGTAGGTGCCCACGAGCCCTTACCGCGCGACCCTGAAAAGCGCACACCCCCATCACCGGACCCCGCAGACGCCCACGAGCCCTCACCACGCGACCCTGAAAGGCGCACATCCCGATCACTGGACCTCGCAGGTGCCCACGAGCCCTCACCGCGCGACGCTGAAAGGCGAACACCCCCATCACCGGACCCCGTAGGTGCCCACGAGCCCTTACCGCGCGACCCTGAAAGGCGCACACCCCGATCACCCGGCCCCGTAGATGCCCACGAGCCCCCACCACGCGACGCCGAAAGGCGAACACCCCCATCACCGGACCCCGTAGGTGCCCACGAGCCCTTACCGCGCGACCCTGAAAGGCGCACACCCCGATCACCCGGCCCCGTAGATGCCCACGAGCCCCGACCACGCGACGCTGAAAGGCGCACATCCCGACCGCCGGACCTCGCGGATGCCCACGAGCCCCCACCACGCGACCCTGAAAAGCGCACACCCCCATCACCGGACCCCGCAGACGCCCACGAGCCCCCACCACGCGACGCCGAAAGGCGGACATCCCGATCACCGGGCCTCGTAG
The DNA window shown above is from Thermomonospora umbrina and carries:
- a CDS encoding STM4011 family radical SAM protein encodes the protein MRHLTVLYRGPLASCDYDCAYCPFAKRRDTPEQLRADRAALERFEDWVADQRHPISVLFTPWGEGLVRSWYRRALVRLSHLPHVERVAIQTNLSHRTDWTSEADLGRLALWTTYHPDQVPYERFLAKSRDLTSRGVRHSVGIVGQPEHLPAARRLRADLPPGTYLWVNAAEGRTYTDEEAAHWTEIDPLFSYSRRPHRSRALPCRTGDTVVSVDGNGDVRRCHFVPEPLGNLYDASFRASLRPRPCPAATCDCHIGYLHLEPLGLYDVFTDGLLERIPAHWPSPTHDA